GCAAGTACATAAAGTTAGAGATGTAACATGGTAGTACATATTTACTCTTAACAATAACATGAAAAGGCTCATTAGTAAACTAAGCAGTGCTTTGACAGGTAGACTGCATATTGGCGATACTGTTGCATGAATGAATGTACATTTAAAACTAGCTCCAATCAAACTTTATTGAATTCTTTATTagtaatggaaaaaaagaaaagaaaaaagaagtaaagCATTTAAGGAAATCACTGAAAAATTGAGTTTTGAGAAACTGGCATTTTCCGGTACAGGAAGCGTTTCCAAGAACTAGGAATGTTCTTGTGATTTGACTAAAAGGACGGGGGTCTAAATCAAGTTTCTGGGACATTATCTTTATCCTCCAAGAAGCCTCTTGCTTGGGGGATGCCGCAGTGCTTTTAGTCTAAGAACCTGGGAGGTGGGGGATGTAAACGTTTATGATTGGCTGTGGAGGGTTTTGTACCTCCCGGATTTATTTTAAGCACCATTTTTTTCATGGTACTTAAAGGTGGAAATGTGGCAAAAGTCCAAATGTCTGCTGGTGTTGTAGAAAAGTCATTGTTTTGCGTTTTAGTTTGAACATAACTCATTGTAATGTGACACAGTAATCTGATGTATTTGTGATGAGAAACAATCTGGTCTGTGCCTCTCAGGTGTGGCTCCGGTCTCAGCGGAGATTACCTGTCAGAAGAGGGACACTACTGGGTCGGAGTCGACATCAGCACCGCGATGTTGGGTTGGTTTGACACTCAAACTTTATATCAGTCATCATAtactaaatatatcattaaaaatTTGTACATGTGCAGCTAAATACTGGCATATTCtaacacacctgaatgaaaTGAACAGTCAGGCTACTGTTTTATTGATGTCCGTGTGTTAAAACATAATGTTTTTCCCAACATATAGTGCAAAGCTTGATTATATTCCAAAAATATTCCTAAAATCTGGTTACAGACTGGAACTTGATCAGTTAAAGGAAGACATTGTTAGCTTCAGGACATCCaatacattcacacacttatAGATAGTCATAAAACTAGAGTATAAAATGCATTCACctacagggctcgcaaaatttcaaaatccctggtagcccttcggggaggcactcttcagtttttggtagcccaaaataaatttaagtagcccgaaaaaaaaaaatgagaacaattttttgatgaatgttttgtttcctttacagtaatatacattaaagtataatattgtaaaggaaacaaaacatccatcaaaaaattgttaaaacacaaattacaacaattgtataaaaattacagtcatcaactcaaatatttggaactgtgtagaacatgaatcagtctgtgtcagatcctgaatctgaaatttctgcTTAAGTCCCGGGTAAGaggtaagtggaaccaagatctaggacatttgctttttgaagtttgcaaataCGGCTACATTTTGCCAATGGTATACTCTTTAGAAACACTGTTCTAAACagctttttcaggacttcttgttgtgcttggtttatttttagtgtgtttttgcaattggtgtttgttctgggaaagatactgcagactgagcaataatgcatttctcatggattctgatggggtctttcttaaaattactggtcccagtaacaaaggcgcttgtcgactcagataTTGAGggaaactcacgacacacccggcagaacattatggTATTTACattgtcatattccagccacagaaattcttttgtccatgaaaccaaaaaagctgagctttctttttgcctcatagtctgatttgtcataacttttcctttttttggtcggcttttctttggctgctccttcttcaccctgacctgtcttatttggctctgcagaactaaaattcCTGTGTAAATCcatctgtttttacacacgtacttacataacggtcagcgattctctgcacAATCAACCTCTATCACATGTTTAAgtttgctgtgggagatttcacttgtcacgtttgaatagtagctaatcagtgataagacgatgtcaaaggaattggtgtgcaattaatctgtcactcaccaatcagtactgctgctctctatacacagttcgcgcgatcgcaaagtgaaagtaaaagccaaaaaagaagaagcgaAAATTCAAACTCGAtttcacatattgacagtggctcatcgatgccaatgacatactTACCCAGCTACATTTGCAAAAGAATGGAAGAGCACTGACAtacatttttccttcctatgatagcccgacgggcagggctgagttagattttggtagcccgactggaaaaatcgctagccccgggacgtcgggctagcgattttgcgagccctggacTAGTATCTTTATTAGCTACACTTGTGctaaggtgctggaaacatccctcagagtttggtccatattgacatgatggtGTCACACAGTTGCCGCAGATTTGTTATCTGTACGTCCATGATGTGTCAATAGATGGTACAGTGTGGTTGTAAATGAATGGACAGGGTCAGGAACAATACTCAGACAGTGGTTTTTAAACAATGGTCAGTTAGTACTAAGAGGCTCAAAGTGTGCAAAATCATATATCCCCACCACAATACACCACCAGCAGtctaaactgtaaatacaaggcaggatggatccacgCTTTAATGTCATTTAGGCCAAATTCTGACCGTACCatccaaatgctgcagcagaaattgagactcatcatCACCAGGCAATGTTTCTCAaatccagttttggtgagcttATGTAAATTTtagcctcagttttctgttcttagcaGACAGGTATGGCCCTGGTGTGGTGGTCTGCTGGTGTAGCCCATCTGCTACAGCTCAGGCGTGTTGTGCGTTTCAAAATACTCTTGATTTACTGTTGCTTTTCTATCAAGTCCAAGCAGTCAAGCCATCCTCCTCTGACTTCAACAGGATGTTTTAACTCTGAACTGCTCCTTAttggatattttatttttctgacctTTCTTTGCAAACATTAGAAGTGGTTTtgtggggaaaatcccagcagctTCTGAATACTCACACCAGCCCTGATGGCATCAACAACCATGCTTAAttcaagtcacttaaatcacctttcttccccattctaaTGCTTAGTGAACTTCAGCTGATCTTCTTGACCAGGTCTACATGCCTAAGTACATCGAGTTGCTaccatgtgattggctaatgAAATTTAAGcctaaaatttattttaagcaTAATAATAGATCCAATATGTGGTTAaggttgtttttgtgtatttatgtcacCACAAGAAATGCATGAACtctaaacaaatgtaattctCTTCTGTGTGACAGATGTTGCACTGGACAGAGAGGTGGAAGGAGACCTCGTACTGGGAGACATGGGCCACGGGATGCCGTTCAGACCTGGTACCTTTGATGGTTGCGTCAGGTAAAGAACAAAGGATACTTATAAGTCAGGCTCTTCCTGGGAATTTTGAATGATTTATGACCCctttaaaaaactgtttctgtttcagtATCTCTGCCCTGCAGTGGCTTTGTAATGCAGACAAAAGGACGCACAGTCCCCCAAAGAGACTCTACACCTTCTTTAGCACTCTGTACTCATGTCTGGTAAGATTTTATCACTCAAACATCCAGGAAGCTTATTTTTGATGAAAACATTTTATAACCTCTCTTTGCTCTTTCAGTCAAGAGGCTCACGTGCAGTTTTTCAGCTTTATCCTGAGAACTCAGAACAggtaaaaggggaaaaaaaccccttCTTGTTTCCATGAAGGCTCTGTGTCAGCAGAGGAACACCCTGAAGGTTTCTCTTCACTTACTTACcactttcctcttttctctccaAAGCTCGAGCTGATAACGACACAGGCCATGAAGGCAGGTTTCAGTGGAGGCATGGTGGTGGATTACCCCAACAGCGCAAAAGCAAAAAAGTCAGTATTTACTGGAAGTGggtccttttttattttgacgTCTGCAATCAATTCCTTCCTAATAGGCTGTGAAATTGGTAGCAGGGTGCTTACAACACAGGGCTAATTAGAACAGGGGGGACTTGACTGTTTGTCACATTGGCTGCATGATGAATTATTACATATTGGAGCTGTTTGGCTGGTTTACGttttcttacacacacacttcctgtttatCTCCAGGTTCTTCCTGTGTCTGTTTGCGGGTGTAGCAGGAGTTCTTCCCAAAGTAAGAAAAGCTGTGGATGTTGTGGGTCGCTGCCTTTTGTTTCAGCCAGATGATGAtcattttaatgtctttttCCTGTATTTCAGGGACTGGGATCAGAAACTTCAGACAAAGCTGTTCCAAACCAGGTTCAGTACTCAGGACAAAGGTAAAGACGTCCACTGCGGGCCGATGCTGCCTACCCTGAGCAATTAGACTGTTTCATAAAGCTGTTTGCATGGCTTGACATAACAGCTGTTGACTCGGTTTATTTCAGTCTCTGGTGTTTACAgagcttttttgtgtgtgtatttcatgCAGACATATGCAATGTGTTTCAGCCCAAGGCCACTTGAGTGTTTTCTAATGTGTTTTACTGCTGATTGTTCATTGTTGACTGCCCAAGGAAAGAATGTATGGGATTTTAACAAccttacatttttttatatttcccgTCTGTGTGGTAGTAGCTTTCAAAGGATTTgctacatcttttttttctgcagcaaACAATATGATCAGTAAAGATGAATGATGTTGGAGACTGTTTGCTACAGCTGTAATTTATTCTCATCAGGATAATTGGTGATTTGCTTATGATTTGTGGTAACGCAGCCGTATAAATCATCCCATTAATTACTTTGCATTAGCAGAGTGAACTGGTCTCAGCTTTGATGAGTGCAGGTTCAGTCTTACCTGCCTTTATG
The genomic region above belongs to Oreochromis aureus strain Israel breed Guangdong linkage group 14, ZZ_aureus, whole genome shotgun sequence and contains:
- the bud23 gene encoding probable 18S rRNA (guanine-N(7))-methyltransferase, with amino-acid sequence MASSCRRPEHSAPPDVFYNEEEAKKYSQNSRMIEIQTQMSERAVELLSLPEGQPCFLLDVGCGSGLSGDYLSEEGHYWVGVDISTAMLDVALDREVEGDLVLGDMGHGMPFRPGTFDGCVSISALQWLCNADKRTHSPPKRLYTFFSTLYSCLSRGSRAVFQLYPENSEQLELITTQAMKAGFSGGMVVDYPNSAKAKKFFLCLFAGVAGVLPKGLGSETSDKAVPNQVQYSGQRCRFRNMKGKSLKKGRDWILEKKERRRRQGREVRADTKYTGRKRRPHF